TCAACGTCAACATTAACATTATAACCCATGGTGTCCTCCAAATTTGCATTGACTTGCTTGATTTTTCAAGCGGCTAAATTCCGCTTGTGCAATGGATAGCTTTAGGCATCCACCCTGTCAAGTGTCGGCTGGAAAATAGCCAACCGTGCAACAACTACAGGAATATGACGCCCCGCCCCAGCACAGGCGGAAAAGTTTTTTTAAAAATATTTTGCCTCAACAACTGGTTACAAAACGTCTATGGGCCTTATGGCACAAGACGCGCGTAATAGCCTTTGCCGTTGCGCACAACCTGCAACAAAATCTGCCCGGACATGCGCTCTCTTCTGAAAGCCTGCAAAAATTCTTCCATGGTACTGGTTTCGGCAGCGCCCACCGCCGTTATGTGGTCGCCCTGGCGCAAAAAAGAGGCGGGGCCGTCTGCCCTGGCCTGACGCACCACCACGCCCTGCGCGGTTTGCGCTGCGCTGAATCCCCAGCGGCGCTCCAGCAGGGCGCGGGCCTCCGCATCGCCAAAGGGTTCGGGGGTGGCCTCGATCTTCAACGCCCCGCCCTCCCGCAGCAAGTGCAGCCGCAAGGGGGTTCCGGCTGTCTGGTTGCGCAGAATATCCAGATAATCGCGCCTGTCGCGCACAGGCGAAGAATTTATGGTTTCAAGGATGTCGCCGGGCGCTATGCCCGCCTTGGCGGCCGGAGAACCGGGAAACACCGCCGTTACCAGCACGCCGCCAGCATCCTTGAGGCCCAGGGCCATGGCAGTGCGCCCGTCCACATCCTGCAAATCAAGCCCCAGCCAGAGCGGGGCCACGCGGCCTGCACTCATGAGGTCGTGCATGACGCGGCGAGCCTTGTTGATGGGGATGGCAAAGCCAATGCCCTCGGCGCGCGCGTCCACAGCAGTATTGATGCCTATGAGCACACCCTCGATGTTCAGCAGCGGGCCGCCGCTGTTGCCAGGGTTGATTGCCGCGTCAGTCTGAACAAGGTCGGTGAACGCGCCGTCCTTGTTGCGGATAGTGCGCCCAAGCGCAGAAACAACGCCCGTGGTGACGGTATGGTTGAAACCAAAGGGATTGCCAATGGCGATGACGGTTTCGCCCGGCATGATGTCGCCTGAATTGCCAAGCTTAACGGCAGGCAGCTTTGA
The Desulfovibrio sp. genome window above contains:
- a CDS encoding trypsin-like peptidase domain-containing protein, which codes for MKTRPIYIQRNLPCRGRSRPGRVEAAAVEGSFALRLFFLLLAAALLLCTPSRAGAVAADSPRMTPVVRAVQAVAPAVVNITSTHIVEGQRLSPLEQFFGPGFPGLPGFDMPGGRKVRQKRVSLGSGVIVDGEKGLVLTNAHVIAGGDEVMVHLLDGREFPAAVKGADPDFDIAVLQIKGASKLPAVKLGNSGDIMPGETVIAIGNPFGFNHTVTTGVVSALGRTIRNKDGAFTDLVQTDAAINPGNSGGPLLNIEGVLIGINTAVDARAEGIGFAIPINKARRVMHDLMSAGRVAPLWLGLDLQDVDGRTAMALGLKDAGGVLVTAVFPGSPAAKAGIAPGDILETINSSPVRDRRDYLDILRNQTAGTPLRLHLLREGGALKIEATPEPFGDAEARALLERRWGFSAAQTAQGVVVRQARADGPASFLRQGDHITAVGAAETSTMEEFLQAFRRERMSGQILLQVVRNGKGYYARLVP